Within the Corynebacterium tuberculostearicum genome, the region ATGGGATCACCCACAGCGGTAACGGATAGTCCTTCTTGCTCGCCACCAAAGAGGCTGCGCAGCAGCACACGCTGGGCATAGGAGGTGTCTTGGTACTCGTCTAGCATGACGACCTTATAGCGCTGGGATTGTTGCTTGCCCACCACAGGATGGTCGCGCGCTACGCGGGCAGCGACGGCCATCTGCTCGCCAAAGGTGATGACTTGTCGCTCAGTTTGTTCCTTGTGGAGGGCCTCCAGCAGCGGCACGTACTGCACGCGACGGTCCTGCGTGGCTAGGTATTTTAATAGGTCATTGCTGTACTCAGGTCCATTTTTTGGGGTCTTTTCCAGGTTATCGATATCCGCGCGGAAGTCTCGGGCGTGCTGCGCTATGTGTTCGGTGCCTTTCAGCCCATTATCGATATCTTGGCTGAATTTCAGCAGGGTCTCGGTAATCGTGGCTAGGGCGCGATCGTCTTCCAGCTGGCCGGTGTAATTGCGCACCACATCGTAGGCCAAGGAATAACGCTCGGCCTCGGTGATGATGCGTGCGGTGGGCTCCACCGGAACCAAGAGCCCGTATTCGCGAACGAGTTCTCCCGCATAGGAGTCATAGGTAGCTACCTTCGGCGCAATGTTTTCTAGCGCTTCTGTCACCTCACCGCCTGGTGGGATGAGGCCGGAATCGCGCAATTTAATCAGCTGCCGGCGGATACGTTGCTCCAGCTGTTGCGCCGCCTTACGGGTGAAGGTCAGGCCGAGAACCTGCTCCGGGCGCACATAGCCATTGGCCACCAGGTACACCACGCGCGAGGCCATAGTTTCTGTCTTGCCGGCACCAGCGCCGGCAACCACGAGTTTGGGGCTAAAGGGGCCTTCGATGACATGGGCTTGTTCCTCGGTAGGCGGAAAGTCCTTGCCCAAGGCGGCAGCGATCTGCTGTGGGGAAAAATTGCTCTTAGGCATCGGTGGTCATCCTTCCTTCTTCCTGCACGGGGCAGATGGAGCGAATTGGGCATTTATCGCAGTCTTTATTGGTGCGCGCAGTGATGCGCGGGCCACGCATCTCCTCCACCAGTGGAGGCAAGAGTGCAGCGAATTCTTCCAGGGCTTCCGGCGACTTATCGCTTTGCCAAAGCTCACCAATCTTTTTGGTGGTCGCACCCGGATACACCAGCACACCGCCCTGGCGCGGCATGCCTTCGCCGTCGTGAACCTGGTGTCCGTCAAATGCGCCATGGGCAAGCGCGAGCTGATAGGTCATCAGCTGCACATGGTCCTCGCCCTCTTTCTTAGCCGGCTTGCTTCTCCCCGTCTTGAGGTCCACCACCAAGTAATTTCCCTCTCCATCGCGAAGCAGACGGTCCATATAGCCGCCGATGCGCACCTCCTCGCTGACGCGTACACCTACGGGGATCTCCACACCGGCAAGCTCTTGATTGACCTCCGATTGGCGCGCCCATTCCTGAGCGCGGTCCAACAGGGTGGAAAACTCATCGAGCTTAAATCGCAATTGCCACTGCGGCACATCCTGAATGCGTTCGAAAGCCTCCATCACCAATAGCTTGGCCTTTTCCGCATCCATGCCGCGGCCGATGGCTTCAAAGAAGGCGTGCGCCAAAGTACCGCGGAGCAGGTGTTCCTCGGTGCTTGGGTCCTCGGCCACATTGCCGAGCACGGCCTTGAGTGGACAGTTGAGCAATGCTTCCACACGGGATGGTGACAAACTGCCGCTGGTATGCAGCGGCAGTTCAGCCGCAACGGAGCGCGCAGACCACCACTGCTCCGGGTGGGCGCCAGGGATATCGGCTGTCGCTAAGCGGGCGAGCTGGCGCGCTGCTTGTTTGCGCTCAACCTCACCGGATTCCGGATTGGTAACCACGCGGCGCAATTGTGCAACAAAGGCCGGCACGGACAGCACCGCCACATCGAGGGGATCCACCTCGAGCCCATCGCGCACTGACACGGGTGCGGGTTCGGGCACATCGAGGCCCAGCTCGCGCGGGAGTTGGGTGCGGCGCAGCGCCCGCTTTGCTTGCCGACGCGCAGCTTGACCAGGCACGTCCACTCCCCGGCCGGCGAATTCGCTGATGAAGCGCGAAGGCTCAGAGACCGTATCGCCTTCCGGGTTCTCCACAGCGGCAATGAGCAGGCGCTGTCGGTGGCGCGTGGTAGCGACATGGAAGAGTCGACGCTCCTCTGCCAAACGGGAGGCAACGTGGCTGACGGGGGTATCGGGATCAATATCGTGGTCGAGGAGATCGATGAGATCTTCTTGACCAAAGATGGAGCCGGTCTCCCCTAGCGAAGGCCAGCTTCCTTCCTGTGCGCCGGCCACGATGACGGTATCCCATTCGCGGCCCACGGCGCCGTGTGCAGTCAGGATCTCTACTGCCTGCGGAATAGCGGTGCGGCGGTCACGCACACCGGTGGGAAGTTCCTGTTCGGTGACATGCGTCAGGAAGGCGCGTAGCGAGGAATCAGGGCGGCGCTCGACGTAGTCGCCTGCGGCGTCAAAAAGCGCCATCATTGCATCCAAGTCGCGGTCGGCCTGCGAGCCGGTCGCACCTCCGCGCAGCGCCGAAGCCTGGAGGCGGCTATCGAGCTCGGTTGCGCTCCATACAGCCCAGAGAACTTCCTCCACAGAGTCCCCGGAGGCGAGTGCGTTCCGGCCGGCGCTCAGAACCGCGCGTACACGCTCCAGAATGGAGTATTCGCGCTCAGTGAGTTGTCCATTAAAATCTGGGAGCTCACCATAGAGAAGACCGCGGAGGCTATCGATGCCCCGGGTGGTGGAATCCCAGCGCCGCAGACCACGGATAAGGCGGCGCAGGGTGACGGGATCGGCACCACCCACGGGGCCGGTGAGCAATTCTTCCAACTCCGAGTTTGATAGGTCTTCCTCCAAGGCACGCAGGGCGAGCAGCACGGCGGAAACCAAACGCTGTTCGGCCAAGACGACGTCGGTAGGGCTAATGTGCACGGGCACGCCGGCGGCCAACAGGGTGCGGCGCATCTGCCCGATATCACCGGTTGAACGAACGATGACGGCGATATCGCGCCAGGGCACGTCGTCTTCTAAGTGGCGGCGGCGCACGGTATTGGCTACGACGTCACGCAGACTGCCGTCCGAATCCACAATGGAGATGCACGCCGGAGAGGGTGTGCGGTGAGGCTCGGTGAGCTCGATGTCGTGGTCAGCTGGGAAGTCCCGCAGGAAACGCGAGCTAGCACCGCGGAAGGCAAAGACGGATTGATCGGCATCGCCACCTACCACCACGAGATCCGCCTGCGGGGCCATTTCGCGAATGAGCTTGCCCGCAGTGGGATCGAGCAATTGCGCATCATCGACAATGATGGTGTGGAAGGGGTGCTCGCGCAGTAGCTGGGGGCGCTGAAGAACTGCGGTAACCAATTCCGCAGCGGAATAGGAATGGGCGCGGGAAAGAAGCTGCACGCGTTCGTACTCGCGCAGGAATTCACCCGCCGCAGACCACATGGGGCGGCCGTGCTCGGCACCGAGGCTCTCTAGGTCACCCGGTCCCAGGCCGCGTTCAATGGAACGCAAAAGGAAATCGCGCAGCTGCCGGGCGAAGCCCACATATTCCAGCGCGGGGCGCATCTCCGCGGGCCACGAGCCATGTCCGTCTTCTGCTTGGCCCGTGAGCAGCTCGCGGATAACGGCGTCTTGCTCCGCACCGGTAATAAGGCGCAGCTCCTCCTCGGCCGCTGTGCGCAGCAACGCGAATGCGAGGGAGTGTACGGAACGCACCATGGAAGTTTGTGCGGCGTAATCCTCGAGGCGTTCGGAAAGCTCGCGGCGCAGCCGGGCGCCGGATTCCTTCGAGGGAGCGATAACGAGGATGCCGGAGGGATCCGCGCCGGTCTGCCGGGCTTTATCCAAGGTATGAATGACGGTATCGATAAGGAAGCTGGACACACCGGTGCCGGCGGCACCGGTTACCTTCCAGGTACCGGATTCGGGCAGGTCAACAGGCCAACTGCGGGTCGTGGCGGACTGGGTACGGGGAACGAGGCGCACCTGCGGGGACGGTGGAAGGACCACTCCCGCACGCGCGGTGGAATGGGGGTCGTAACTCACCGCTCCAGTATGGCAGATGCCCGCGACACCAGATGCTGCTCCACCCGCTCTATGTGCGAACGCGTGTTTGAACGCGATGCGGAGTGCAGGTCATTGACATGACGGCGATATGACACCGCGCGCAACAGCAATTCCTGCATACCGGGTACGTGACTGAAGCGCTGGCAAATCCCATCATCAACAGCCTGGCCAATGAGCCCATCCACAATGACCAAAGCGGCCGTCCAGCCGGCTGGGCGCGGGGATTCACTCGGCACAATGTCCACAATGCCCGGCGGGTTAGCGCCGTGGTAAACCGTGGTGGTGAGAAGAGCGGTGTGGGCGGGGATAAGGGGGACGTCGGCAAGCAGGGCTGGGCGATAAGCCTCGCCCGTTTCCTCCCAGGCGGCGCGCTCGGCGCGAGCGAAGGCATCGCTGCGCTGCCCGTTGGGAATGGGCACCTCGGCCAGAGCCGTATCCAAGCGCAACGCCATCTGTGCGGTTTCATCAATGCGCCCGCGAACATGGCCCGGAATAAACTGGGTAGCCTTCCACCCTGCGGCCGTGTGCCGACCATCGCTAGACAGTACCGGCCGGGAAACGCGGGCCCCCTGCACGCTGAGGCGCTCGCGCACCTTAGCGGACCAGGCGGCAAACGGACCGGCCTGGGAATAGACCACGTCACCCACCTTGATGCCGTTATCCCACACCGGACCCAATTGATCGCCCTGCGCGCGGCGGGTACCAGTGGCACCGGTTTCCGCGTGGAAGGCGCTTAAAACATGCTCTGGGGGAAGCGGCATCCTTAACTCCTATTCGGGTTGGTGGGGATCCTTATTATCCGGATTCGGATAAGGCCACGGGTTCGGTGAGCAGGTCACGTCCTCATCAGGATAGACCTCGCTGGGATTGCGATCGTGCAATTTCTTGTTGTTAAGGTCCAAGGTCTGCTGCATCATGACCGGCGCCAGCTTGCCTTGGCCGCCACACGGCTGGTGGGCCGTATAGCCAATGGCATGACCCAACTCATGGTTGATGACGTACTGGCGATAATTGCCCATATCGCCTTCAAAAGGCGTGGCGCCGCGTACCCAGCGGGCCTCGTTGATAATGGTGGTGGACTCGCCCGTAATGGTGGTGTGGCAGGAGGTTTCCGTTTCAATCTTCTCGCCACAGCGCTCTGCGGCGGTGCCGAGCGAAGTCAGCTGGATGCGGGTATCCGGTTCCGCATCAGCGGCCACGTGCTCGAACTCAAAGTCCTTATGCGCGGTCCAGCCGCGCGGATCAGACAAGGTGGCCTCCACCATGGCGGCAAAAGACTCATCGCCCCCATACGGTGCGGTGTTCAGGCCATCTTCTACCTCGATGGAATAGCGCACCTTGTGCTCGCCACCCTTACCCGCGACGGCGCCAGGCTCGCCTACCTCGTGGAAGGTGCCCTTGCCCTGCTTGGTATAGGAGCCACCGGGCGGCATCTCGCTGATTTCCCGCTTCACCGCTGCAGCATCGGCAGGGTCAGGGCCCATCTTCTCCGTACTCGTTGGGGCAGCCTCGCTAGTGGCTTCCGCCTTTTCTTCAGAGGAAGAGTTGGTGGCGATATCGACGATGAACCAAATGGTCAGCGCGATCATGAGGGGGATAGCCACCACGCGCCACCAGCCATATTGACGCGCAAACCGGACCACCGCATTGGGGTGGTCCGGTGCGTGGCCCTGGCTCCGGTGAGCGTGGCGAGTCTCCCTTTTTTCCATGGGGCCTTAGGTTACCCGTTTGCATTTAAAAAAGCTGAATCAGCAGTCCTATGCGCTCGCCTTAGGCGCCAGCGAATCCCACGGCGTGCTTCTTTGCAATGCCGACCTCGACGTAGACCACGCGGTCAGTGCGCACGAGGTACTTGCGGCCCTTGTCATCTTCCAATTCCAGGGTGGAGTTATCCGCCAGGGCACTGTTGATCTTCTGCGTCAGCTCGGCTTGGTCACCTGCAGCACTAATGACCAGCTCGCGAGCGGTATCTGCGAAGCCAAACTTGATATCCATGAAGATTCCTCCTCTAACTAGAGTTTTATTGTCAATGGCCCCACTATAACCATCCCGGCTACTATCAAGGTGTGTCTGACATAAAATCCCAGCCACCGAGCTTCGCGGAACTCGGCGTTGCGGCCGAAATCTGCGATGGTCTCGCCACTCGTGGCATCACGCGTACTTTTGCAATCCAGGAATTAACCCTGCCCATCGCGCTATCCGGCCAGGACTTGATAGGCCAAGCGCGCACCGGCATGGGCAAGACCTATGGCTTTGGCGTGCCGCTTTTGGACCGCGTTTTTGATGACGCCGATATCGACGAGCTCGATGGCACCCCGCGCGCCCTCGTGGTGGTCCCCACCCGTGAGCTTGCCCAACAGGTCACCGAGGACCTGCAGGTGGCTGCCGCCCACCTGCCCGTGCGCTTAGCCTCCATTTACGGCGGCCGTCCCTACGAGGAGCAGATCAAAAAGCTCAACAAGGGCGTCGATGTCATCATTGGCACGCCTGGCCGATTGATCGATCTGCACGAACGCGGCGAACTGCAGCTAGATCGCGTGGCTATCTTGGTTCTCGATGAGGCCGACGAGATGCTGGATCTGGGCTTTTTACCCTCGGTGGAGGCTATCCTCACGGCACTCGATGGCAATGCCCACCAAACCATGCTCTTTTCCGCCACGATGCCGGGCGCAATTTTGACGCTCGCCCGCCGGTTTATGGAAAAACCCATCCATATCCGCGCCGAATCCGGCGAGCAGGATTTCACCCATTCCTCCACTCGCAAGGTCACCTTCCAGGCCCACCGCATGGATAAGGTTGCCGTCGTCGCCCACGCCCTGCAGGCCGCCGGCCGCGGGCGCACCATCATCTTCGCTCGCACCAAGCGCGCGGCCGCCCAATTGGCCGATGACCTGGCCCGGCGCGGCTTCCACGTGGGCGCCGTCCACGGCGATCTAGGGCAAAAGTCGCGCGAGAAGTCGCTGCATGCCTTCCGCACCGGCCAGGTGGACATCTTGGTCGCTACCGATATTGCCGCCCGTGGCATCGACGTTGATGATGTCACCCACGTCATCAACTATCAGGTTCCGGATGATCCGATGACCTTTGTCCATCGCATCGGCCGCACGGGTCGCGCCGGCCATACGGGCACCGCTATCACCTTGGTGGGCTACGATGAGCTGGGCAAATGGCAGGTTATTAATGATGAGCTGGATTTGGGTGAGCCGAATCCGCCGCAGTGGTTCTCCACGTCCCCAGAGCTGGCCCAGGCTCTAGACATCCCCGCGGATGTAGAAGAGACTGTCGGCCCTGAGACCAAGGTCGTGGGCCAGGTTCCTGTCCGCGAGAAATCCCCCACCCGTACCACCGCGCGCCGCGGCAGCTCCCGGCGCCGGCGAGGAGGCCGCCGATGACTAAAGCTCCCATTTTGCGCTCGACGCCCCCCGATTGGAGGGCTACCGGCATTATTGCCGTGGTCTGCGCCATCGCGGTCGGCGGGGCGGCTATTACCGCCAATATTAACCAGGCGCATCTCAGCCAAGCGGCCGTTCCTGGGGATAAGGATGCACCCGCGCTTGCCGACGTCCCCGAGGCCCTCCACGAGTCCTTCAGCCTCCCCAACGAACCGGTTCCTGGCCAATACCGGGCGGTTTCGGCGCACGGCCTGACCATCACGCACGCCGCTCACACGCTCACCGCCACGAACCCGGACGGCTCCGAGGCGTGGACTTATGAGCGCACAGATGCCGATCTCTGCTCGCTGTCGACAGCGTGGGGCAAAATCGTGGCGTCGTATGAAACCGGCGTGGGTTGCGGGGATACCGTGGCGATCGATGCCGCAACTGGCGAGTATGACAGCACCCGCAGCGCCGTCAACTCAGAGAAAGTAGTACCCGTTTCCTCCAATGACCGGGTAGGAACGGTCTCCACCGACCGGATTGATCTGTGGCGCTCCGATATGGTGCGCACCGTGGAATACGGTGACGTGGAAGCTAAGCAGGAGCCAGACAAGCAACCGCATGAAGACTGCACCATTAGCTCCGCCCTTACCCGTACCGAGAATTTGGCACTGACCGAGTCCTGCCCCGATAAACCGGGCGCCACTTGGTTGCGTTTCCAAGACACCACCCCTGATGATTCCCGTGAGCCCGATATCGCTGCCGATGTGGACATAGCCACCGACGGCGCCCGGCTTGTCGCTGTGGGACAAAAGGCCGCCGCCGTCTACCGCCCAGGACCGCACCCCACGATCGAGTCCTATGACAATAAGGGCGAAAAGCTGGACTCTACTTCGGCAGAGCCCTCTCCAGACATCGATGCAGGCGCCTCGCCGTTCGCCCCGGCAACCGCGGACCTGCCGCACCATATGACCTGGTTTGATGGCTCCCGGCTCTATCTCTTCAAGCCGAGCGACCTCGCAGTGGATCACGTGGTAGAAGATGCCATCGGCACCCCCATCGCCGTCGACGAGCACATGTTGGTGCCTACCCAAGCAGGCATTGCTGTCATGGATTGGTCCACCGGCAAAACCCTGCGAACCATACCGGTTGATCGCGGCGGCTACCACGGCCCCGTCTACCTCACCTTGGCGGGCGACACCATCGTGGAAACCCGCGGCGATCAGGTCGTGGGCCTAAGCGCCGATTAACACCCTCCGCTACAGAAAGGGCCGCGCCTTCCGGATTTACCCGGGGCGCGGCCCTTAGTGTGCGTGGCAGCGAATTTAGAAGTTTGCTGCCGCCCACTCGGTGGAAGCACGAACGAACATCAGCAGGAAGATGACTACTGCGGCGCTCGCCAAGGTCACCGCACCAAGTAGCGGCGATCCGCCGCTAAACATCTGGAAGGAGCTCGCTGCCAAGATGAGCTCCACCAAGATAATGGCTCCCCTACCCCAGCGCTTTCCTTTGACCATGGCCCAAGCACCGACGATGACAAAGCCAAAGACGATAAAGATAAATAGCGCGGTGCCCAGCCCCACAAAGCTTCCGGAGCCCGAGTCCGACACCATGGAACCATTTTCTGCGCCGGTCACCTCGCGCACAATCAGGAAGATACCGAAGCAGATGACGGCGATGGACTGAACCACGGCGAGCGCTGCGGCCACGAGGACCGGCTGTGGCGCGCCCTGCTGGGCCTTCTCCTCACGCGCCGGCTGCGCGGAGGAAACATTTTGCTTTTTGTTTACCTGCTTTTTCTTCTGCTTAGACACAAACCCACAGTCTACTCACCGGTCGAGGCCATTTCCTTGTGCGCCACTCAGGTTTCGCGGGGGCAGGGGTTAGCCGGGTAGATTTGACGCTTCTTCAGTCACCGCACTCAATGTTTTTTGGACAATGCACCAGTTCAGCGCGTTTCTCACAGGCTTCTTTCAACTCATACGTCGACCTAAATGACCCCCACACTAGTTTCATTCACGTGAGGTTGACCACAATTTCGCCTCTACCCCTAGCGGAGTCTGAGTAAACATGTCATGATTCTGGGGTAGCAAAAAGAAAGAGGACGTAAACCTCTTCTTAACTTGAAGGAAACTTCAAGTAACCACAATGTGAACCATTGGCGGCGGCGACGCTGGCCCGACCTCGAGACCGGGCCCCACTGCACGCAGACCAGTTCACACAACCACCCACCCTGGCATTGGTTGCTTTTCATTTCTCATGAAAAGCACTTGTGCTTACTGCTGTCGAATTTTTGTTAGGAGATATCAATCATGGATTGGCGCCACGAAGCTGTTTGCCGCGACGAAGACCCCGAGCTGTTCTTCCCAGTAGGCAATTCTGGTCCTGCACTTACCCAAATCGCTAAGGCCAAGCTGGTCTGCAACCGTTGCCCCGTTGCCACTTCCTGCCTGAAGTGGGCACTGGAGTCCGGCCTGGACGCCGGCGTCTGGGGCGGCCTGTCTGAAGAGGAGCGCCGCGCCCTCAA harbors:
- a CDS encoding ATP-dependent helicase → MVLPPSPQVRLVPRTQSATTRSWPVDLPESGTWKVTGAAGTGVSSFLIDTVIHTLDKARQTGADPSGILVIAPSKESGARLRRELSERLEDYAAQTSMVRSVHSLAFALLRTAAEEELRLITGAEQDAVIRELLTGQAEDGHGSWPAEMRPALEYVGFARQLRDFLLRSIERGLGPGDLESLGAEHGRPMWSAAGEFLREYERVQLLSRAHSYSAAELVTAVLQRPQLLREHPFHTIIVDDAQLLDPTAGKLIREMAPQADLVVVGGDADQSVFAFRGASSRFLRDFPADHDIELTEPHRTPSPACISIVDSDGSLRDVVANTVRRRHLEDDVPWRDIAVIVRSTGDIGQMRRTLLAAGVPVHISPTDVVLAEQRLVSAVLLALRALEEDLSNSELEELLTGPVGGADPVTLRRLIRGLRRWDSTTRGIDSLRGLLYGELPDFNGQLTEREYSILERVRAVLSAGRNALASGDSVEEVLWAVWSATELDSRLQASALRGGATGSQADRDLDAMMALFDAAGDYVERRPDSSLRAFLTHVTEQELPTGVRDRRTAIPQAVEILTAHGAVGREWDTVIVAGAQEGSWPSLGETGSIFGQEDLIDLLDHDIDPDTPVSHVASRLAEERRLFHVATTRHRQRLLIAAVENPEGDTVSEPSRFISEFAGRGVDVPGQAARRQAKRALRRTQLPRELGLDVPEPAPVSVRDGLEVDPLDVAVLSVPAFVAQLRRVVTNPESGEVERKQAARQLARLATADIPGAHPEQWWSARSVAAELPLHTSGSLSPSRVEALLNCPLKAVLGNVAEDPSTEEHLLRGTLAHAFFEAIGRGMDAEKAKLLVMEAFERIQDVPQWQLRFKLDEFSTLLDRAQEWARQSEVNQELAGVEIPVGVRVSEEVRIGGYMDRLLRDGEGNYLVVDLKTGRSKPAKKEGEDHVQLMTYQLALAHGAFDGHQVHDGEGMPRQGGVLVYPGATTKKIGELWQSDKSPEALEEFAALLPPLVEEMRGPRITARTNKDCDKCPIRSICPVQEEGRMTTDA
- a CDS encoding DUF3152 domain-containing protein — encoded protein: MEKRETRHAHRSQGHAPDHPNAVVRFARQYGWWRVVAIPLMIALTIWFIVDIATNSSSEEKAEATSEAAPTSTEKMGPDPADAAAVKREISEMPPGGSYTKQGKGTFHEVGEPGAVAGKGGEHKVRYSIEVEDGLNTAPYGGDESFAAMVEATLSDPRGWTAHKDFEFEHVAADAEPDTRIQLTSLGTAAERCGEKIETETSCHTTITGESTTIINEARWVRGATPFEGDMGNYRQYVINHELGHAIGYTAHQPCGGQGKLAPVMMQQTLDLNNKKLHDRNPSEVYPDEDVTCSPNPWPYPNPDNKDPHQPE
- a CDS encoding DUF3107 domain-containing protein → MDIKFGFADTARELVISAAGDQAELTQKINSALADNSTLELEDDKGRKYLVRTDRVVYVEVGIAKKHAVGFAGA
- a CDS encoding DEAD/DEAH box helicase; its protein translation is MSDIKSQPPSFAELGVAAEICDGLATRGITRTFAIQELTLPIALSGQDLIGQARTGMGKTYGFGVPLLDRVFDDADIDELDGTPRALVVVPTRELAQQVTEDLQVAAAHLPVRLASIYGGRPYEEQIKKLNKGVDVIIGTPGRLIDLHERGELQLDRVAILVLDEADEMLDLGFLPSVEAILTALDGNAHQTMLFSATMPGAILTLARRFMEKPIHIRAESGEQDFTHSSTRKVTFQAHRMDKVAVVAHALQAAGRGRTIIFARTKRAAAQLADDLARRGFHVGAVHGDLGQKSREKSLHAFRTGQVDILVATDIAARGIDVDDVTHVINYQVPDDPMTFVHRIGRTGRAGHTGTAITLVGYDELGKWQVINDELDLGEPNPPQWFSTSPELAQALDIPADVEETVGPETKVVGQVPVREKSPTRTTARRGSSRRRRGGRR
- a CDS encoding Rv3212 family protein — encoded protein: MTKAPILRSTPPDWRATGIIAVVCAIAVGGAAITANINQAHLSQAAVPGDKDAPALADVPEALHESFSLPNEPVPGQYRAVSAHGLTITHAAHTLTATNPDGSEAWTYERTDADLCSLSTAWGKIVASYETGVGCGDTVAIDAATGEYDSTRSAVNSEKVVPVSSNDRVGTVSTDRIDLWRSDMVRTVEYGDVEAKQEPDKQPHEDCTISSALTRTENLALTESCPDKPGATWLRFQDTTPDDSREPDIAADVDIATDGARLVAVGQKAAAVYRPGPHPTIESYDNKGEKLDSTSAEPSPDIDAGASPFAPATADLPHHMTWFDGSRLYLFKPSDLAVDHVVEDAIGTPIAVDEHMLVPTQAGIAVMDWSTGKTLRTIPVDRGGYHGPVYLTLAGDTIVETRGDQVVGLSAD
- a CDS encoding WhiB family transcriptional regulator — encoded protein: MDWRHEAVCRDEDPELFFPVGNSGPALTQIAKAKLVCNRCPVATSCLKWALESGLDAGVWGGLSEEERRALKRRRNRGRGRARVSA